From a single Parambassis ranga chromosome 2, fParRan2.1, whole genome shotgun sequence genomic region:
- the LOC114432388 gene encoding H-2 class I histocompatibility antigen, Q9 alpha chain-like: MKPLVFMFLVGVHCAAVVTHSLKYFYTRSSKSQTSQFVAVGLVDEVQILHYDSNSKKLVPKQDWMNKVTEDDPQYWERETQIYMVNQQSFKANIETAKQRFNQTGGVHVWQWMCGCEWDDETGEVNGFNQYGYDGEDFISFDLKTETWIAAQQQAVITKHKWDNDRAEITQNKNYLTQHCPESLKNYVNYGRSSLMRTVRPSVSLLQKNSSCPISCHATGFYPNRAELFWSKDREEIHEGVDKGEILPNHDGTFQMSVEMDFSSVPAEEWKTYECVFQLSGVKVDIITRLDRAEIRTNKIDHSIGNGVRLGLLLLLVVCVTAVLIWKRRKLCSSGGRVV, encoded by the exons ATGAAGCCGCTGGTTTTCATGTTCCTGGTTGGAGTTCACTGCGCTGCAGTGG TGACTCACTCCCTGAAGTATTTCTACACTAGGTCCTCCAAGTCCCAAACTTCCCAGTTTGTGGCTGTTGGTTTGGTTGATGAAGTTCAGATACTTCACTATGACAGCAACAGCAAGAAATTAGTGCCCAAACAGGACTGGATGAACAAAGTCACAGAAGATGATCCACAGTACTGGGAGAGAGAGACTCAGATCTACATGGTTAACCAGCAGTCCTTCAAAGCCAACATTGAAACTGCAAAGCAGCGCTTCAACCAGACTGGAG gtgtTCATGTTTGGCAGTGGATGTGCGGCTGTGAATGGGacgatgagactggagaggtcAATGGATTTAATCAGTACGGTTATGATGGAGAAGACTTCATATCATTTGACctgaagacagagacatggaTCGCTGCACAACAACAGGCTGTCATCACCAAACACAAGTGGGACAATGACAGAGCTGAAATCACACAGAATAAGAACTACCTCACCCAGCACTGTCCTGAGTCACTGAAGAATTATGTGAACTATGGGCGGAGCTCTCTGATGAGAACAG TTcgtccctcagtgtctctcctccagaagaaCTCCTCCTGTCCCatcagctgccacgctacaggtttctacccaaacagagctgaactgttctggagcaaagatcgagaggagattcatgaaggtgtggacaaaggagagatcctccccaaccatgatggaaccttccagatgagtgttgaGATGGATTTCTCATCAGTTCCAGCTGAGGAGTGGAAgacatatgagtgtgtgtttcagctctctgGGGTAAAGGTGGACATCATCACCAGACTGGACAGAGCGGAGATCAGGACCAACA AGATCGATCACAGCATAGGAAATGGAGTACGATTGggactgctcctcctcctggtagTTTGTGTCACTGCAGTCCTGATCTGGAAAAGGAGAAAACTCTGCAGCTCAGGAGGACGTGTGGTGTGA
- the LOC114432344 gene encoding major histocompatibility complex class I-related gene protein-like isoform X2: protein MVPLLSLLRVCHVSSVVKHSFKCYRTASSGIQNVPEFMFVGKVDDVEVNQCDSTNRIFKPKQDWVVKLYNEDPEVLQAGRQECFVIIPFFFKHVIYNLTRTLQTEGAILQCIPGCELDETTGQFSGFVHCGYNGEDFLRLDLKTLKWIALSPQASIVKQIWDRNTTIIEYYKDLINHRFPYLLQRFLEYGRSSVMRTDLPSVSLLQKTPSSAVSCHATGFYPDRALMFWSKDGEEIHEGVEHGEILPNHDGTFQMTVDLNVSSAEEWRRYNCVFQLVGAVDRIITELDGTLIRTNRVKPDNLTIPVIAAVVVVVVVFTLVVMATAGGYMFHKKKKEAEDSTELPEATNLNTETNTAH from the exons ATGGTACCGTTACTTTCACTGCTGCGCGTCTGTCACGTCTCATCCGTAG TGAAACACTCATTTAAGTGTTACAGAACTGCATCCTCTGGAATCCAGAATGTGCCAGAGTTCATGTTTGTTGGAAAGGTTGATGATGTGGAGGTGAACCAATGTGACAGCACCAACAGGATATTTAAACCAAAACAGGACTGGGTGGTTAAATTATATAATGAGGATCCTGAGGTATTACAGGCAGGCCGTCAGGAGTGCTTCGTGATTATACCTTTTTTCTTCAAACATGTAATTTATAATTTGACACGAACCCTCCAAACTGAAG gtGCCATCTTACAGTGTATACCTGGCTGTGAACTGGATGAAACAACAGGACAGTTTTCTGGATTTGTACAttgtggttataatggagaaGACTTCCTTAGATTAGATCTGAAGACCCTCAAATGGATCGCTCTGAGTCCTCAAGCCAGCATCGTTAAACAGATATGGGACAGAAACACCACCATAATAGAGTATTATAAGGACCTCATCAATCATCGTTTCCCATACTTGCTGCAGAGGTTTCTGGAATATGGGAGAAGCTCTGTGATGAGAACAG ATcttccctcagtgtctctcctccagaagactccctcctctgcagtcagctgccacgctacaggtttctaccctgacagagccctgatgttctggagcaaagatggagaggagattcatgaaggtgtggagcacggagagatcctccccaaccatgatggaaccttccagatgactgttgatctgaatgtttcatcagctgaagagtggaggaggtacaactgtgtgtttcagcttgTTGGTGCTGTggacaggatcatcactgagcTGGATGGAACCCTGATCAGAACCAACAGAG TGAAGCCTGATAACCTGACCATCCCTGTCAttgctgcagttgttgttgttgttgttgtttttactcttGTCGTCATGGCAACTGCAGGTGGATACATGTTtcataaaaagaagaaag AAGCTGAGGACAGCACTGAGCTCCCAGAGGCCACAAACctgaacactgaaacaaacacagctcactGA
- the LOC114432344 gene encoding major histocompatibility complex class I-related gene protein-like isoform X1, whose product MKNQMCLFFLLFLFCHISSAVKHSFKCYRTASSGIQNVPEFMFVGKVDDVEVNQCDSTNRIFKPKQDWVVKLYNEDPEVLQAGRQECFVIIPFFFKHVIYNLTRTLQTEGAILQCIPGCELDETTGQFSGFVHCGYNGEDFLRLDLKTLKWIALSPQASIVKQIWDRNTTIIEYYKDLINHRFPYLLQRFLEYGRSSVMRTDLPSVSLLQKTPSSAVSCHATGFYPDRALMFWSKDGEEIHEGVEHGEILPNHDGTFQMTVDLNVSSAEEWRRYNCVFQLVGAVDRIITELDGTLIRTNRVKPDNLTIPVIAAVVVVVVVFTLVVMATAGGYMFHKKKKEAEDSTELPEATNLNTETNTAH is encoded by the exons ATGAAgaatcagatgtgtttgttcttcttgttgtttctcttctgtcacatttcatcagcag TGAAACACTCATTTAAGTGTTACAGAACTGCATCCTCTGGAATCCAGAATGTGCCAGAGTTCATGTTTGTTGGAAAGGTTGATGATGTGGAGGTGAACCAATGTGACAGCACCAACAGGATATTTAAACCAAAACAGGACTGGGTGGTTAAATTATATAATGAGGATCCTGAGGTATTACAGGCAGGCCGTCAGGAGTGCTTCGTGATTATACCTTTTTTCTTCAAACATGTAATTTATAATTTGACACGAACCCTCCAAACTGAAG gtGCCATCTTACAGTGTATACCTGGCTGTGAACTGGATGAAACAACAGGACAGTTTTCTGGATTTGTACAttgtggttataatggagaaGACTTCCTTAGATTAGATCTGAAGACCCTCAAATGGATCGCTCTGAGTCCTCAAGCCAGCATCGTTAAACAGATATGGGACAGAAACACCACCATAATAGAGTATTATAAGGACCTCATCAATCATCGTTTCCCATACTTGCTGCAGAGGTTTCTGGAATATGGGAGAAGCTCTGTGATGAGAACAG ATcttccctcagtgtctctcctccagaagactccctcctctgcagtcagctgccacgctacaggtttctaccctgacagagccctgatgttctggagcaaagatggagaggagattcatgaaggtgtggagcacggagagatcctccccaaccatgatggaaccttccagatgactgttgatctgaatgtttcatcagctgaagagtggaggaggtacaactgtgtgtttcagcttgTTGGTGCTGTggacaggatcatcactgagcTGGATGGAACCCTGATCAGAACCAACAGAG TGAAGCCTGATAACCTGACCATCCCTGTCAttgctgcagttgttgttgttgttgttgtttttactcttGTCGTCATGGCAACTGCAGGTGGATACATGTTtcataaaaagaagaaag AAGCTGAGGACAGCACTGAGCTCCCAGAGGCCACAAACctgaacactgaaacaaacacagctcactGA
- the LOC114432344 gene encoding major histocompatibility complex class I-related gene protein-like isoform X3, which translates to MKNQMCLFFLLFLFCHISSAGAILQCIPGCELDETTGQFSGFVHCGYNGEDFLRLDLKTLKWIALSPQASIVKQIWDRNTTIIEYYKDLINHRFPYLLQRFLEYGRSSVMRTDLPSVSLLQKTPSSAVSCHATGFYPDRALMFWSKDGEEIHEGVEHGEILPNHDGTFQMTVDLNVSSAEEWRRYNCVFQLVGAVDRIITELDGTLIRTNRVKPDNLTIPVIAAVVVVVVVFTLVVMATAGGYMFHKKKKEAEDSTELPEATNLNTETNTAH; encoded by the exons ATGAAgaatcagatgtgtttgttcttcttgttgtttctcttctgtcacatttcatcagcag gtGCCATCTTACAGTGTATACCTGGCTGTGAACTGGATGAAACAACAGGACAGTTTTCTGGATTTGTACAttgtggttataatggagaaGACTTCCTTAGATTAGATCTGAAGACCCTCAAATGGATCGCTCTGAGTCCTCAAGCCAGCATCGTTAAACAGATATGGGACAGAAACACCACCATAATAGAGTATTATAAGGACCTCATCAATCATCGTTTCCCATACTTGCTGCAGAGGTTTCTGGAATATGGGAGAAGCTCTGTGATGAGAACAG ATcttccctcagtgtctctcctccagaagactccctcctctgcagtcagctgccacgctacaggtttctaccctgacagagccctgatgttctggagcaaagatggagaggagattcatgaaggtgtggagcacggagagatcctccccaaccatgatggaaccttccagatgactgttgatctgaatgtttcatcagctgaagagtggaggaggtacaactgtgtgtttcagcttgTTGGTGCTGTggacaggatcatcactgagcTGGATGGAACCCTGATCAGAACCAACAGAG TGAAGCCTGATAACCTGACCATCCCTGTCAttgctgcagttgttgttgttgttgttgtttttactcttGTCGTCATGGCAACTGCAGGTGGATACATGTTtcataaaaagaagaaag AAGCTGAGGACAGCACTGAGCTCCCAGAGGCCACAAACctgaacactgaaacaaacacagctcactGA